In the Chryseobacterium sp. MYb264 genome, one interval contains:
- a CDS encoding DUF3060 domain-containing protein codes for MKKMKTAGILAILFLGTETVFSQSRKTESIKGVEKTDNNKKIQVEGIGHKLTYTLNGGTVDVEGGDNTITIKGSAKKISVSGTGNTVYIDRVDNIEMEGGNNTIFYKTSGTKSGKPNTSLTGIGNKVAKQ; via the coding sequence ATGAAAAAGATGAAAACAGCGGGAATCTTAGCGATTCTCTTTCTGGGAACGGAAACCGTTTTTTCTCAATCCAGAAAAACAGAATCCATTAAAGGGGTAGAAAAAACAGATAACAATAAAAAAATACAGGTAGAAGGCATCGGTCATAAGCTTACTTATACCCTTAACGGAGGTACTGTTGATGTGGAAGGAGGCGATAATACGATCACCATAAAAGGGAGTGCAAAGAAAATTTCTGTTTCAGGAACCGGAAATACGGTATACATCGATAGAGTAGATAACATCGAAATGGAAGGAGGTAACAATACCATATTCTATAAAACTTCAGGTACAAAAAGCGGGAAACCCAACACTTCACTGACGGGGATAGGAAATAAAGTAGCAAAGCAATAA
- a CDS encoding LacI family DNA-binding transcriptional regulator, translated as MIKKSATIYDISKKLNVSVATVSRALNDHPRISQATKDLVKKTAKEMNYKQNNLAKALKSGETKNVGIIVPFVNTNFFSSVIRGIEEELSPFGYHVIICQSHEDVNIEKKHLNTLLNAQVDGIFMSVSKTTIDTEHIQNILDTTNTPIIFFDRKKDISGISTVVIDDYRGGYIATEHLIKEGYKNICHFAGDLNLEIYQNRLNGYKQALVDHHLPVKEENILPTGSSIDAGIDAIKKLWDKKSVPDAIFSSSDFTALGACQELKKRHIRVPEEVAVIGFSNEPFTQFMELPISSVDQTPVTMGKMAGQVFLERVKENSSGISIEKKVVLEPQIYIRKSSKKGQL; from the coding sequence ATGATAAAAAAAAGTGCCACGATATATGATATTTCGAAGAAGCTAAATGTCAGTGTGGCAACTGTTTCCAGAGCATTGAACGATCACCCGAGAATAAGTCAGGCCACAAAAGATCTTGTAAAGAAGACGGCAAAAGAAATGAACTATAAGCAGAATAATCTTGCTAAGGCCTTAAAAAGTGGAGAAACCAAAAACGTAGGAATTATTGTTCCTTTTGTAAATACCAATTTCTTCTCCTCGGTGATTCGCGGAATTGAAGAAGAACTTTCGCCTTTCGGCTATCACGTTATTATCTGCCAAAGCCACGAAGATGTAAATATTGAAAAAAAGCATCTGAATACTTTACTCAACGCTCAGGTGGACGGCATTTTCATGTCGGTTTCTAAAACGACAATCGATACAGAACATATTCAGAACATTTTAGATACCACCAATACGCCGATTATCTTTTTTGACCGTAAAAAGGATATTTCAGGAATCAGCACGGTGGTGATTGACGACTACAGAGGAGGGTATATTGCGACTGAACATTTAATTAAAGAAGGCTACAAAAACATTTGTCATTTCGCGGGAGATCTGAATCTTGAAATCTATCAGAACCGTTTGAATGGTTATAAACAGGCCTTAGTAGATCACCATTTACCTGTAAAGGAAGAAAATATTTTGCCTACAGGCAGTTCTATCGATGCAGGAATTGATGCTATTAAAAAGCTATGGGATAAAAAATCGGTTCCGGATGCTATCTTTTCGTCGAGTGACTTTACGGCATTGGGCGCCTGTCAGGAACTAAAAAAGCGTCATATTAGAGTTCCCGAAGAAGTTGCCGTGATCGGTTTCTCCAATGAGCCATTTACCCAGTTTATGGAACTTCCGATAAGTTCTGTAGACCAAACCCCGGTGACCATGGGAAAAATGGCAGGACAGGTTTTTCTGGAAAGAGTAAAAGAAAACAGCTCAGGTATTTCCATTGAGAAAAAAGTGGTTCTGGAACCGCAGATTTATATCAGGAAGTCTTCTAAAAAAGGGCAGCTTTAA
- a CDS encoding retropepsin-like aspartic protease, protein MKKTLYLFAVAASGFLFSQKTPITLLPSGHIVAKATIEGKEGNFIFDTGGGINLFFDSFAKDLKQKTTYNFLTAYRATGERMDIPVFQSSEVSFAGKKFANIPYSTFDMKLNGIDGLISLPMFSETDFIIDFDKKEINLTDLSKEKNTKVFDIQITTNADKSLDIFTYIMLNDQYKIQVLLDSRAGNDSFWISDKFIKTLNIDKEKLQVLEKKSEFDEKVVTKFFKGSLSSISNKYVTLKDPKVMFVEGLIYEGKTSINWFGKKNRHQP, encoded by the coding sequence ATGAAAAAAACACTTTACTTATTCGCTGTTGCGGCATCCGGTTTTTTATTTTCTCAAAAAACACCTATTACGCTCCTTCCTTCCGGACATATTGTGGCGAAAGCTACTATTGAAGGGAAAGAAGGGAACTTTATTTTTGACACAGGAGGCGGAATCAATTTATTTTTTGACAGTTTTGCTAAAGATTTAAAACAGAAAACAACCTACAATTTCCTGACTGCTTACCGCGCAACGGGTGAAAGAATGGATATTCCGGTATTTCAGAGCAGTGAAGTTTCGTTTGCCGGAAAAAAATTCGCCAACATTCCCTACTCTACTTTTGATATGAAACTCAATGGGATCGACGGACTGATCTCACTTCCCATGTTCAGCGAAACCGATTTTATTATTGATTTTGATAAAAAAGAAATTAATTTAACTGATCTTTCCAAAGAAAAAAACACCAAGGTATTTGATATTCAGATTACCACAAATGCGGATAAATCGTTGGATATTTTCACGTATATCATGCTTAATGATCAATATAAAATTCAGGTTTTATTAGATTCCAGAGCGGGAAATGATTCGTTCTGGATTAGTGATAAATTCATAAAAACCTTAAACATCGATAAAGAAAAACTACAAGTTCTGGAAAAGAAAAGTGAATTTGATGAAAAGGTCGTTACAAAATTTTTTAAAGGTTCTTTGTCATCTATTTCGAATAAATATGTAACCCTGAAGGATCCGAAAGTGATGTTTGTGGAAGGTCTTATTTATGAAGGAAAAACGAGCATCAACTGGTTCGGAAAAAAAAATAGGCATCAGCCTTAA
- the xylE gene encoding D-xylose transporter XylE — protein sequence MQIIDSGPQYSSGAKAEINMTYVTVLTLVATLGGLLFGYDTAVISGAEKSIQEYLIIPLGLSSLAHGATISSALIGCIIGGAVSGYFSSKLGRKKSLMLAAFLFFISALGAAYPEFLFFKHGEHSIGVLLAFNFYRIIGGIGVGLASAVCPMYIGEIAPAEVRGRLVSLNQFAIIFGMLVVYFVNWGIADGKSVEWINDIGWRYMFLSLTIPAALFGILLFFVPETPRYLTLIKKDDEALKILTKINGQLRGHQIFNEIKGTVAEHKSEIFAFGKTVIIIGILLSVFQQFVGINVALYYAPRIFESMGVHKDASMLQTVVMGLVNVVFTVVAIFTVDKWGRKPLLIVGSIGMAIGMFAIAIFSYLHIIGIATLVFIIVYTASFMMSWGPICWVLISELFPNKIRGGAIAIAVAAQWAANYLISSTYPFMMEFSGAFTYGFYGVMSVLSLLFVWKMVPETKGKSLEEIETLWKK from the coding sequence ATGCAAATAATAGATTCCGGACCCCAATATTCTTCGGGAGCAAAAGCAGAGATCAACATGACCTATGTTACTGTGCTGACATTGGTGGCGACATTAGGCGGACTTTTATTCGGTTATGATACGGCTGTAATTTCCGGAGCAGAAAAGTCTATTCAGGAATATCTGATCATCCCATTGGGATTGAGTTCTCTGGCACACGGAGCCACAATTTCGAGCGCACTGATCGGCTGTATTATCGGAGGTGCTGTTTCAGGATATTTTTCATCAAAACTGGGAAGAAAAAAATCTTTGATGCTGGCTGCATTTTTATTTTTCATCAGTGCTTTGGGAGCTGCTTATCCTGAATTTTTATTCTTCAAGCACGGCGAACATTCTATAGGTGTTTTGCTGGCCTTCAACTTTTATCGAATTATCGGAGGAATCGGCGTTGGGTTAGCCTCAGCCGTTTGCCCGATGTATATCGGAGAGATTGCTCCGGCGGAAGTTCGCGGAAGATTGGTTTCATTAAACCAGTTTGCGATTATCTTCGGAATGCTGGTGGTTTATTTTGTCAACTGGGGAATCGCAGATGGAAAATCAGTAGAGTGGATTAATGATATCGGCTGGCGCTATATGTTTTTATCATTAACCATCCCTGCTGCGCTATTCGGAATTTTGTTATTTTTTGTTCCTGAAACACCGAGATATTTAACCTTAATCAAAAAAGATGATGAAGCACTTAAAATTTTAACCAAAATCAATGGTCAGCTTCGCGGTCATCAGATTTTTAATGAAATAAAAGGCACTGTTGCCGAACATAAAAGTGAGATTTTCGCTTTCGGGAAAACGGTCATCATTATCGGGATTTTGCTTTCTGTTTTTCAGCAGTTTGTGGGAATTAACGTTGCTTTGTACTACGCACCGAGGATTTTTGAAAGCATGGGCGTTCATAAAGATGCTTCCATGTTACAGACTGTAGTGATGGGATTGGTTAACGTAGTCTTTACCGTTGTCGCGATTTTCACCGTTGATAAATGGGGAAGAAAACCTTTACTGATCGTTGGTTCCATCGGAATGGCGATCGGAATGTTTGCCATTGCTATTTTCTCCTATCTGCATATAATCGGGATTGCAACATTGGTATTTATCATCGTTTATACGGCATCTTTCATGATGTCCTGGGGGCCGATTTGCTGGGTTTTAATCTCAGAACTCTTCCCTAACAAAATCAGAGGAGGGGCGATTGCAATTGCCGTTGCCGCACAATGGGCAGCCAACTATTTAATTTCATCCACTTATCCTTTCATGATGGAATTCAGTGGGGCGTTTACTTACGGCTTTTACGGCGTGATGAGTGTTTTATCCTTACTTTTCGTTTGGAAAATGGTTCCTGAAACGAAAGGAAAATCATTAGAGGAAATAGAAACCCTTTGGAAAAAATAA
- the xylA gene encoding xylose isomerase, whose amino-acid sequence MAIITGNKEYFKGIGKIQFEGRESDNPLAFKFYDENKIVRGKTMKEYFKFATAYWHTFCATGGDPFGVGTQQFDWLTSSDVKQKATEKMDAAFEFFTKLGVPYYCFHDYDLIDEADNFIESTKRLEFITDYAKEKQAASGVKLLWGTSNCFSNPRFMNGAATNPSFDVLAYAGGQVKNALDATIKLNGENYVFWGGREGYMSLLNTDMKREQEHLAQFLHLSKDYARSQGFKGVFFLEPKPMEPTKHQYDFDAATCLNFLRQYDLLDDFKLNIEVNHATLAQHTFEHELQVAADNNVLGSIDANRGDYQNGWDTDQFPVDLYEMTQAMLVIIQAGGFQGGGVNFDAKIRRNSTDLEDIFIAHISGMDNFARAFLAADAILEKSKYTEIRTNRYSSFDSGKGKDFAEGKLSLTDLASHAEGLGEVGRESGKQEYLESLINQYL is encoded by the coding sequence ATGGCTATTATAACAGGCAACAAAGAATATTTTAAAGGCATTGGAAAGATTCAGTTTGAAGGAAGAGAATCTGATAATCCGCTGGCTTTTAAATTTTATGATGAAAATAAAATCGTTCGCGGAAAAACGATGAAGGAATATTTCAAATTTGCAACCGCTTACTGGCATACATTCTGCGCAACAGGGGGAGATCCGTTCGGTGTGGGAACTCAGCAATTTGATTGGTTAACGTCCAGCGATGTTAAGCAAAAAGCAACCGAAAAAATGGATGCTGCATTCGAATTTTTCACAAAACTAGGCGTTCCTTACTACTGTTTCCATGATTATGATTTGATTGATGAAGCTGATAATTTCATTGAATCTACAAAGAGATTAGAATTCATCACCGATTACGCTAAAGAAAAACAGGCGGCTTCCGGTGTTAAACTATTGTGGGGAACTTCCAACTGCTTTTCAAATCCGAGATTTATGAACGGGGCGGCTACCAATCCCTCTTTTGATGTTTTGGCTTACGCGGGAGGTCAGGTTAAAAATGCGTTGGATGCAACCATTAAATTAAATGGTGAAAACTACGTTTTCTGGGGTGGTCGTGAAGGCTATATGTCTTTATTGAATACCGATATGAAACGTGAGCAGGAACACTTGGCTCAATTTTTACATTTGTCCAAAGATTACGCGCGTTCACAAGGATTTAAAGGCGTCTTTTTCCTTGAACCAAAGCCAATGGAACCTACAAAACATCAATATGATTTTGATGCCGCAACCTGCTTAAATTTCCTTCGTCAATATGATTTATTGGATGACTTTAAGCTTAATATTGAAGTGAATCACGCAACTTTGGCTCAACATACTTTTGAACATGAACTGCAGGTTGCTGCCGATAATAACGTATTGGGAAGCATTGATGCTAACCGTGGAGACTACCAAAATGGTTGGGATACAGACCAGTTCCCTGTTGATTTGTATGAAATGACACAGGCTATGTTAGTGATTATCCAAGCCGGAGGTTTCCAGGGCGGGGGGGTGAATTTCGATGCAAAAATCAGAAGAAACTCAACCGATCTTGAAGATATTTTCATTGCTCACATCAGTGGAATGGACAATTTTGCAAGAGCATTTCTGGCAGCAGATGCTATTTTAGAAAAATCAAAATATACAGAAATCAGAACCAACAGATATTCATCTTTCGATTCAGGGAAGGGAAAAGATTTTGCAGAAGGAAAACTTTCCTTAACTGATCTGGCTTCACACGCGGAAGGTCTTGGAGAAGTAGGCAGAGAAAGCGGAAAACAGGAATATCTGGAAAGTTTGATCAATCAGTATTTATAG
- a CDS encoding DUF434 domain-containing protein: protein MNNRNRGKNTGDDDLFGSEKQIEKLKKAVRDVKYLLSHGYAEKASCDLAGNRYRLKTRQIQAFRGAAASEAQIIERKAKELGASDLENKTVYLDGFNIVILLESLLSGAYIFQGLDGCYRDLSGVHGTYKRVNQTLEVIEMIGSLFQQLRLGKIIWIFDQPVSNSGRIKQMIEEFAQGKALNWEVYLEFNPDRFLVENAGIVVSSDAWILDNCGHWFNLAAYLIQNENRSANLIKLF, encoded by the coding sequence ATGAATAATAGGAACCGCGGGAAAAATACGGGTGATGATGATCTTTTTGGTTCAGAAAAACAGATCGAAAAGCTAAAAAAGGCTGTTCGCGATGTAAAATATCTTCTGAGCCACGGATACGCTGAAAAAGCGAGCTGTGATCTGGCGGGAAACCGATATCGATTGAAAACGAGACAGATTCAGGCTTTTCGGGGAGCTGCGGCTTCGGAAGCTCAAATTATAGAGAGAAAAGCAAAAGAATTAGGTGCGTCGGACTTAGAAAATAAGACTGTTTATCTGGATGGATTTAACATTGTGATTCTACTGGAAAGTTTACTTTCAGGCGCATATATTTTTCAGGGTTTGGATGGCTGTTATCGTGATCTTTCAGGGGTTCATGGGACTTATAAAAGGGTTAATCAGACTTTGGAAGTTATTGAAATGATCGGATCTCTTTTTCAACAGCTGAGACTGGGAAAAATAATCTGGATCTTTGATCAACCCGTTTCTAACAGCGGAAGAATAAAACAAATGATCGAGGAGTTTGCACAGGGAAAGGCTTTGAATTGGGAAGTATATTTAGAATTCAATCCGGATCGGTTTTTAGTTGAAAACGCGGGGATTGTCGTGTCTTCAGATGCCTGGATTCTGGATAACTGTGGGCATTGGTTTAATCTTGCAGCATATTTAATTCAGAATGAAAATAGATCCGCAAATCTGATAAAGCTTTTTTAA
- a CDS encoding glycosyltransferase family 2 protein: MKKFSVLIANYNNGKYFKECYDSIISQSYPNWEVIIVDDASTDDSVETIRNIIKDDNRFKLYENKDNRGCGFTKGHCMDFATGEICGYLDPDDALYPQALEKSVEAYNRHPKIVATYSRMTMCNDKLEGDTVFTKTKAVYNDKYFFNYPIQLAHFFTFKKEVYDKTSGINPDLCNAVDQDLYLKILDHGDPAFVDENLYKYRLHSQGISQFKSKNSAKESFAKVIFDTMNRRSLKSINKVKVPQTYNNSTEIFDLLVYQTKFLYRLKTKAKLFLGR; encoded by the coding sequence GTGAAAAAATTTTCAGTTCTTATCGCTAATTACAATAACGGCAAGTACTTCAAAGAGTGCTACGATTCCATCATTTCCCAGTCCTATCCCAATTGGGAGGTGATTATCGTCGATGATGCGTCGACTGATGACTCTGTGGAGACCATCCGTAATATCATTAAAGACGATAACCGCTTCAAACTCTATGAAAATAAAGATAACAGAGGCTGTGGTTTTACGAAAGGACACTGTATGGATTTTGCCACAGGTGAAATATGCGGGTATCTGGATCCTGATGATGCCCTCTATCCTCAGGCTTTAGAAAAATCTGTCGAAGCCTACAATCGCCACCCTAAGATTGTTGCTACCTATTCGCGGATGACGATGTGTAATGATAAGTTGGAGGGTGACACAGTATTTACAAAAACAAAAGCGGTTTATAACGACAAATATTTTTTTAATTATCCTATTCAGTTGGCTCATTTTTTTACTTTCAAAAAGGAAGTATACGACAAAACTTCAGGTATTAACCCCGATCTTTGTAATGCGGTAGATCAGGATCTTTATCTGAAAATCCTCGATCACGGAGATCCGGCCTTTGTTGATGAAAACCTTTATAAATACAGGCTTCATTCTCAGGGGATTTCTCAGTTCAAATCTAAAAACAGTGCTAAAGAATCTTTTGCCAAAGTCATCTTTGATACAATGAACAGGCGCTCATTAAAGTCCATCAACAAAGTGAAGGTTCCTCAGACGTATAACAATTCAACGGAGATATTTGATTTGCTGGTCTACCAGACGAAGTTTCTGTATCGTTTAAAAACGAAGGCCAAACTCTTTCTGGGACGATAA